The Bacteroidales bacterium genome includes the window AATGGGTGGACGTGATTCCGGAAACCATGGATCTTCTGGAAGGTGTATCTACCGGCGGTGGTAAATTATTTGCTTTCTACCTGAAAGATGCCAGTACCAAAATACTGCAAATGAGCTATAATGGAAAAATAGAGAAAGAAATAGCTCTGCCTTCCATCGGTTCGGCGTATGGACTTTCAGGTGAACGGGAAGATAAAGAGCTGTTCTATTCTTTCTCCAGCTTTACGACTCCATCTACCATTTTTCAATATCATGTAGAAACAGGAACATCCACTTTATTTCGCCAGCCTGAATTAAAGTTTAATCCGGATGATTACCTGATAGAACAGATTTTTTATGTCAGTAAAGATAAGACGAGGGTTCCGATGTTCATCATACGGAAAAAAGATGTGGAATTAAATGGTAACAATCCGGCGCTCCTGTACGGATATGGCGGTTTTAACATTAGTCTGACCCCTTCCTTCAGTATATCCAGAATGATATTTCTGGAAAACGGAGGGATTTATGCCATCCCTAATCTGCGTGGTGGTGGTGAATATGGGGAAGAATGGCATAAAGCAGGTATGCTGGATAAAAAGCAAAATGTATTTGATGATTTTATTGCTGCTGCAGAATACCTGATCCGGGAGAAATATACATCATCTGAGAAACTGGCAATTAGCGGAGGTTCTAACGGAGGATTGTTAGTTGGTGCAGCAATGACGCAACGTCCTGATCTGTTTCGTGTGGCTTTACCCGCTGTGGGTGTGATGGATATGCTTCGTTATCAGAAATTTACTATTGGATGGGGATGGGTGGTAGAATATGGTTCAAGCGATAATGAAAAAGATTTTGAGTACCTTTATAAGTATTCTCCTTTGCATAATATTAAAGGAGGGGTGGCTTATCCTTCTACATTAGTGACAACTGCTGATCATGATGACCGTGTTGTTCCGGCGCATTCATTTAAATTTGCAGCTACTCTACAGGAAAAGAATAAAGGGAATAATCCGATGTTGATCCGGATTGAGACCAATGCAGGGCATGGTGCCGGAAAACCGGTATCAAAAGCCATAGATGAAGCGACTGATGTATGGAGTTTTGTTTTTCATGAATTGGACTTGAAAATGAAAAATCACCAGTGATATACTTTGTTTTGACCTACTAAGTAAAATCAAACAATTAATGTCATATTTAATAAGAATAATTAGCTTGATCAATGCGACTTAAGAAAATAATAAATAGCACTGAGTGCTAAAAAAGTAAAATATGAAAATAAATATTGACATAAATTCAAATACTATTTTAAGGATACTGTTGAGGATTGCTATTATATTATTGGCTATTCTTCTCGGATATTATTTTTCTAGTCTATTGCTGTATATTTTTCTTGCATTTATTTTCTCTTTGATAGGAAAACCTGTCGCGAAAAAATTAAGTTCCATCAAAATATATAAATTTAAAATCCCACATGGAATAAGCAGTTTATTAACGTTAATTCTGTTTGTTCTATGCTTCATGCTGATCCTGCTCTTTTTTATTCCGATGCTGGCGCGTGAAGCACAGGTGATCGCTAATATCAATTATGATGATCTTTCGGTAAACTTAGGTCACTTGTTGAACAATGTTCAGAATTTTCTTTATTCCAATGGGTTAATAGGGGAACACGAGACGTTGGTCGGTATTATTACTACCGAATTGAAGGAGTTTGCCAATTTAGCCACCTTCTCAAATATGCTGGGCGGTTTTTTAAGTGCTACCGGTTCTTTCTTTTTTGGTTTATTTG containing:
- a CDS encoding prolyl oligopeptidase family serine peptidase, encoding MEKYIVLIVCLFFYSCNQDRIKMKPYPKTVKENVVDDYFGTEVADPYRWLEDDNSPETEAWVKAENEVTEDYLSQIPCRNKIRERLTEIWNYPRYSTPTKKGDYYYYFKNDGLQNQSILYRLKNLKDDPEVFLDPNKLSSDGTVALSSIHFSNDHKYMVYSIARSGSDWNEFFVMDTGTGEQKEDHLKWIKFSGAAWKGNGFYYSRYDEPGETGQFSNQNQFQKIYFHALGTPQSSDVLVFEDKEHPLRYFNAQVTKDEKYLIINASEGTSGDELYYQSLVGPYNRITLLAKGFKNNYQVIDHYNDRLLVLTDHGASNYRLIAIDPSDPDSTKWVDVIPETMDLLEGVSTGGGKLFAFYLKDASTKILQMSYNGKIEKEIALPSIGSAYGLSGEREDKELFYSFSSFTTPSTIFQYHVETGTSTLFRQPELKFNPDDYLIEQIFYVSKDKTRVPMFIIRKKDVELNGNNPALLYGYGGFNISLTPSFSISRMIFLENGGIYAIPNLRGGGEYGEEWHKAGMLDKKQNVFDDFIAAAEYLIREKYTSSEKLAISGGSNGGLLVGAAMTQRPDLFRVALPAVGVMDMLRYQKFTIGWGWVVEYGSSDNEKDFEYLYKYSPLHNIKGGVAYPSTLVTTADHDDRVVPAHSFKFAATLQEKNKGNNPMLIRIETNAGHGAGKPVSKAIDEATDVWSFVFHELDLKMKNHQ